From Borreliella afzelii, a single genomic window includes:
- a CDS encoding phosphorylase family protein, with protein sequence MDYELEQINKLMSNKEEIVLKEYGLNKKIVKGKLSNRNVMVVDCGVGKVNIGAWMGYILSKYKISHIINSGVAGGVLLVINIKILKWVMW encoded by the coding sequence TTGAACAGATAAATAAGCTTATGTCTAATAAGGAAGAAATAGTTCTTAAGGAATATGGTCTTAATAAAAAGATTGTAAAGGGGAAGTTGTCTAATCGCAATGTTATGGTTGTTGATTGTGGGGTTGGCAAGGTTAATATTGGTGCTTGGATGGGCTATATTTTGTCAAAATACAAGATAAGTCATATAATTAATTCTGGAGTTGCTGGTGGTGTGTTGTTAGTGATAAATATAAAAATATTAAAGTGGGTGATGTGGTAG